The Mucilaginibacter rubeus genomic interval ATTATTTAATAGCGATAACCGAGATCTCAACATTTACCCCTTTAGGTAAAGCAGATACCTGGATAGTTTCGCGGGCTGGGAAATCGGTAGTAAAATAGGTGCCGTATACTTCATTAACCTGTACAAAGTTTTGCAGATCGGTTAAGAAGATACTGGTTTTTACAATGTTATCGAAGCCTAAACCTGCTTCGGTTAAAATGGCTTTAATGTTTTCCATTACTTGGGTTGCTTCGGCCTTGATGTCGCTGCTGATAAGCTCGCCGCTCAAAGGATCGATAGGGATCTGGCCCGAAACAAATAAAAAACCACCGGCTAAAGTAGCCTGGCTATATGGCCCTATAGGGGCAGGTGCATTGTTGGTATTGATGATTGTTTTCATTTTTTAAGTATAAATACCTGTACCAGTTTCCAGATGATCCCGGCCAGGAACATAATAATAGCCAGTGCATTTATAAAATGCATCACCCGCAAATTGAAATTGTCGGGACGGTTTGGATCTTTTTTCCTGAAGAAATACATTACACAAACTTACGCAAAATTTTGCCGCTGTAAACCTGTACCTATTATATAAGGTATAACTATTAAGTACAAAACGGTATAAAACAAAGAAGGCTCCGGGTTATCCGGAGCCTTCGCAAATAATATTTTAATTAGATATTATTTCTTTTTGAATTGAACACGACGGTTAAGTACGCGACCTTCTTCAGTTGAGTTGTCAGCAATTGGGTTAGTTTCACCGTAACCTTTTACTTTCACTTTCTTAGCATCAACACCAGAGTTAACTAAGTAAGTTTTTACTGAGTTAGCACGGTCTTTAGATAATGACAAGTTGTGAGCAGCAGTACCTTCAGATGAAGCGAAACCATCAACTTCAACAGCAGCACCAGATGAACGTAAGTCAGCTGAAGTAGCATCTAACACTGGGTAAGATGAAGTACGTAATACTGAGCTATCAAATTCAAACTGGATGTTTGAGTAAGCTGTAGCAATCGGAGCAGCAACAGTATCTTTAGGGAATACGATAACGCAACCAGAACCATCAACTACGCTACCTGCAGCAGTACCTGGGCATTTGTCAAACTGATCAGCAACACCGTCACCGTCAGAATCTTTTTTCAGGTCATTAACAGCAGTTTCAACGTTAGCAACACGGCCTTTTAACGCTTCAACTTCCTGACGTAAAGCTGCATCATACAGTTCGTCATACATCATAGCTACTGGGTTAACCCACTCTAATACTGGTTTTGATTTTGAACCTAAAGTGAAGTCTAAACCAGCGTAAGCGTATGAGTAGTGGTCTTTAGTAGGGTAAGCCCTTTTGAAACCATCTAAGTTGTCACCGTCAACATAGTTTTGAGTATAACCCAAATCTAAAGCAACAACATCACTTAAGCGGAATTTAACACCTGCACCTACAGGGATAACTAATTCTTTCACGTAGTGAGTACCATCGGTACCGTTGTTTTTAAAGTGACCAGTGAAAGTAGAAGTACCGTCATTACGAGTGATTGTTGGATCGTAGATAGCTAAACCACCACCTGCTTTGAAATAGAAGTTAACAGCATTTTTACGACGGATGAAGTCGATAGTTGCAACGTTAACAACTGCGCTTAAGCTTGCTTGCCAAAATTTGGTATCGTAGCTAACATAAGTATCGCGGTAAGTACCAGCAGCTGAAACTGGGTTTTCACCTTTAATTTTACCACCGTTCAGGTCTAATTGTAAAGCAAATGAATGTGCCAATTGCTCTTTGAATGAGATACCGTAACCAAGGCTGATTTTTTTGTTTTGGAAATCGGTTGAACCACCGGTTGCCAGTGACTGTGAAGTTGCGCCACCGTTTATACCGATGCTAAATTTCCTGTACTGACCCAAACCACCAAATACCTTGGCTGTTGTGGTTTCAGATGACGTTGTAGTTGCCGTTGTTTTGGTTGAATCGGACTGGGCGTTAGCCAAACCCGCAACCATCAAAGAAGCAAAAGACAATGCGACTGTTTTCTTTAATGTAGAATAATTCATAGTTTTTAAGATTAAACGATTTTAATTGTGATTTTTTTCAAATTTAGTAATTATGTTTGAATCCATGACCAAACATTGTTCCAAAAATTGTAATAGTTACACAAATAACTAAAAAAAAATGATTTAATAAAATATTCAACCGATAAATATGAAATATCTGCCGATAAAGAATAGCTTATTTACGAATAATAGAAAAAATTTCGTTTCGCGAACAAAACCCAACTCCATCGCTATTTTTCATGCCAATGACGAATTTCCGCGTAGTGGCGATCAGGCATTTATGTTCAAACAAAACCCTGACTTTTTTTACCTGACAGGCATAGATCAGGAACAGAGCATCCTGGTTTTATATCCGGATTGTCCTAATAAAGCATACAGGGAAGTACTTTTTTTAAGACAAACCAACGAACATATTGCCATTTGGGAAGGCCACAAGTACACCAAAGAAGAAGCACGTGAGGCATCAGGGATTGAAAGCATTTTTTGGCTGCAGGAGTATGATACAATACTGCATAGCATTATTAACTATGCCGAAAATATATACATTAATACTAACGAAAATGACAGGTATGCGCACACGGTGCCTTACCGTGATTATCGTATGTACGAGGCACTTAAATTAAAATATCCGCTTCATAACTACACCCGCTCGGCACCAATTTTACGCGATCTGAGAGTTATCAAATCCGACATTGAAATTGAGCTCACTCAAAAGGCCTGCAACATCACCCGTGATGCTTTTGTTCGTGTTTTAAAATACACTAAACCTGGTGTAACTGAATATGAAATAGAGGCGGAAATTATTCACGAATTTATCCGCCGGCGTGCTACTGGCCACGCCTATAATCCTATTATTGCATCAGGGCCAAATGCCATTGTATTGCACTATAACGATAATAATCAGGTATGTAAGGATGGTGATGTGATACTGCTTGATTTCGGTGCCGAATACGGTAATTACAACGCTGATATGACCCGTTCAATACCGGTTAACGGCCGTTTTAACCCACGCCAGCGCAAGGTTTACAATGCCGTTTTAAATGTAATGCGTGAAGCCACGAAGCTCATTGTAGCAGGTACAGTATGGAACGACTACCAGGATGAGGTTGGTAAAATCATGACCAGCGAACTCATTGGCCTTGGTTTACTTGACCGCCATGATGTTGAAAAGCAGGATAAAAACGCGCCGTTATATAAGAAGTATTTTATGCATGGTACATCGCACCATTTGGGGCTTGATGTACATGATTACGCAAGCAGATATAAACCTTTTGAAGTTGGAAACATATTAACTTGCGAACCTGGGATTTATATTGCGGAAGAGGGATTAGGCATCCGCCTCGAAAACAATATCCTGATAACTGGCAATGGCAATACCGACTTAATGGGTGACATTCCCGTTGAGGCAGATCATATTGAAGAGATCATGAATAGTTAGTGTTTGTGGTTAATAAAATATAAACAAATCTGCAAAGGATTATCTTTTGTTTACATTAAACTAAACAAATACTATACAATAGGTATCCACAAAACTATACAGATTAAAGCTTATTTCATCTAAAGCTTCAGCCATATCGGGCTGAAGCTTTTTTTATGCATATTTCCATTATCCTGTATTCAATGCTTTGTATGCTTTTTCGGTCAGCCTCTATTTACATCAGTCCTGATTTAATATATCGCAGAATAGATGCCTTAAAAAACAATCGATAAAATTATCAATACATGAGTTAATATATCGTTATTATTGCAGTTTTACACAAATGTAACTGAAGCCGTAATGCAGATTGACCACACTACAATTAAACATGTTTTAATAAGCAGAGTTGATGCTATTGGCGATGTGGTGCTTACCTTGCCAATGGCGGCATATATTAAGGAGCTTTTGCCGGGCAGTACCGTGTCATTTTTGGGCCGTACCTATACAAAGCCTGTAATAAACAGTTGTACCGCGGTTGATAACTTTATTAATTACGACGACCTTAAAAAGCTGCCGTCTGATGAGCAGATTACCTATTTAAAGGAGAAAAACATTGATGCGATAATCCACGTTTTTCCAAATAAACATGTAGCCACCTTATGCAGACAGGCAGGCATTAAATTACGCGTAGGAACAACCAACCGCGTTTTTCATTGGTATACTTGTAATAAGCTGGTAAGGCTAAGCCGCAAAAAATCCAACCTGCATGAAGCCCAGCTTAACCTCATTTTGCTGCAGCCTTTTGGCCTGAAGGAGGTGCAACCGCTTGCTGCAGTAATTGAACATAACGAGTTTAAGAGCAGGACTGTATTACCGCAAGCGCTTAGCAATGTGTTTGATCAAAATAAATTTAACCTGATCGTCCATCCAAAATCACACGGGAGTGGGATGGAGTGGGGGCTTGAGAATTACGGCAAGCTAATCGCCGGTTTGCCTGCTGATAAGTTTAATATTATCATTACCGGCTCAGACAAAGAGAAACAATTACTTGCCGACTGGATAGAAAGCCTCCCCGAAACTGTTACAGATATGACAGGCAAAATGTCGCTTGACGAGCTGATTGCTTTTATTGCAACCGCCGATGGACTTTTGGCATCCGGCACCGGCCCACTACATGTGGCGGCGGCATCTGGTATAAATACACTTGGATTGTTCCCGTCTGTGCGGCCAATCCATCCCGAACGCTGGGCCCCGTTGGGTAAAAAAGCAAGCTACCTGGAAAGCCAAACAATTGATCTTAATGGCATAACTACAGCTATGGTAAGCGAAAAAATTAATGCGTGGTATAATAATAAATTTATTATTAATGGATAATACCAATATTAATGAAGGAATATCTGTTGTAATACCTAATTATAATGGTGTTAAACTATTAAGCAAAAACCTTCCTTCTGTATACCAGGCCTTAAAAAACAGCGGGCTCCCTTATGAGGTTATAATAAGCGACGATGCATCTACCGATGAGAGTGTTTCGTTTGTCAGAACCGACTACCCGGATGTCATCCTAATCGAAAACCGGGAAAACAGCGGTTTTTCTGTCAATATTAACAAAGGCATAGCCGCTGCAAAACTTGAACTCATGTTGCTGCTTAACAGTGATATTAAACTTGATGAGCATTACTTTGAACAGCAATTAAAATATTTTGATAAACCCGGCACCTTTGGCGTAATGGGTAAAATCATTGATGAAGGTACCGGCGATGTTGCCGAATCATGCAAGTATCCGTTGCCTTCCTATTTTAAGATCAATCATTTCAAAAACATACCTGTTAATACTGATAGCCCGGTGTACTCTTTTTATTTAAGCGGTGCCAACGCATTGGTTAACCTGGAAAAGCTGAACGAGCTTGGCGGCTTTAACGAAATATTTTCGCCGTTTTACCATGAAGACCTTGACCTTTCATTGAGGGCCTGGGAAAATGGTTGGCAATGTTATTATGAACATAATGCTATTTGCTTCCATGCGGTTTCGGCAACTATAAAATCACACAGCTCAAAAAAGAAGATCAAAACTATTAGTACCCGGAACAGGCTGTTGCTTCATTTTTTTCACCTGAATGGCATACGGCTGTACTTGTGGTCGTTAATTACCTTTCTGTCGCTATCGGTGAAATGGATGGGCGGTAAATTTTATTACTTTAATGCATACCGCCAGTACTTAAAAAAGCTGCCCGCAATGAAAGCTTATAAACAGGCATTTAAACAAAACGCAGTTAATAAAGGCAGGTATGTGCCTTATGATCGGGTTAAAGAAAACATCAGGACAGCTATTGACCGGGTACTTTCCTCCTGATTGCAAATTAAATAGCCGGTTACGAATAGCATTCCCAGCAATTGTTTCGTTAGATATGGGATGCTAACACTTTAGTTGAAATGTCACAAGCTGGTGGCTGTTCACATTATTTATTAAATACTGTTAGCTTTGTACTTTTAAAATTATTTAATGAAGATTTATTTCAGGCTTTTGTCGTTTGCCCGCCCACTTGGCAAATTCGCATTTCCTTACGCCGTTTGTACTATATTCACAGTAATATTCAGCACGCTAAACCTTGCCTTACTGGCACCATTACTTACAACATTATTTGATGATAACAAGACAGCAATAGCTTCCATCGTAAAGCCAGAAAGCTGGTTGGATCTCAAAGGAAACTTTGACTATTATGCAATGCTTGCCAACAATACTTACGGGCAAACCGGTGCATTAAAGTTTGTATGCCTTATCATTGTTGTTTCGGTGTTATTAAGTAATATTTTCAGGTATTTATCGCAAAGGATCATGGAAAACTTACGCATCCATACCTTGCTAAACCTGCGTAAAACCGTATTTAATAATGTAATGGACCTGCATACTGGCTATTTTAACAATGAGCGCAAGGGCGATATCATTGCCAAAATATCTGCCGATGTACAGGTGGTGCAATTTTCGGTTACCGGAACTTTGCAGGTGCTGTTTAAAGAACCTCTCCAACTTATAGCTTACCTGGTAACGTTGTTTTGGATCTCATTCAAACTCACGCTGTTTTCTATGTTAGTTATCCCGGTTTCGGCCTTTGTTATATCAAGGATTGTAAAGAAATTGAAAGAACAGGCTATAGCTTCGCAAAAATCATACAGCAATATGATCAGCTATCTTGACGAGGCGCTATCCGGTATAAAAATTATCAAAGCGTTTAACGCAACTGCTTTTATCAAAAATCGCTTTAATGATGAAAATATAAGATATTCAAACATTACCAAAAGTATGGCCAGGCGTCAGCAACTGGCTTCGCCTGTATCCGAATTTATGGGCGTTTTGATGGTGGCCTGTATAGTTTTATACGGTGGTTCGCTGATTATCAGTCACCAAAGTTCACTTACCGCAGCCGGATTTGTGGCGTACATTGCGCTATTTTCACAAGTGATGCGCCCTGCTAAGGCTATTTCCGATTCATTTAGTAACATTCACTCGGGCATTGCCGCAGGTGAACGCGTGTTAAGCTTAATTGATGAGAAACCACAAATTGTAGATCAACCTAACGCCATCGAGCTTTCAGCTTTTGAAGATAAGATCAAATTTGAAAATGTATCATTTGCTTATACCATTAAGCCCGATGTAAAAGAGGATGATCAAAATGACAAGCCGCTGGCTTCGATAGAAAAATACGTGTTACATGATTTAAATCTTGAAATACCTAAGGGAAAAACGGTAGCACTGGTTGGCCCGTCGGGCGGAGGTAAATCAACCATGATGGACTTGCTACCACGTTTTATCGAACCGCAATCGGGTATTATTTCTATCGATGGTCATGACATCAAGAGTGTTACTGCCAATTCATTAAGGTCATTAATGGGGGTAGTTAACCAGGAGTCGATATTGTTTAACGATACCATTTTTAATAATATAGCCTTTGGTAAAACCGGTGTAACGCAACAGGAGGTTGAAGCCGCCGCGCGGATAGCCAACGCCCATAATTTTATTATGGAAACGCCAAACGGTTACCAAACTAACACCGGTGATCGTGGTACAAAACTATCCGGCGGACAACGTCAACGAATCTGTATAGCCCGTGCTGTACTCAACAATCCACCTATTATGCTACTGGATGAGGCGACTTCAGCGCTGGATACCGAATCAGAAAAACTGGTGCAAGAAGCTTTAAATAATCTGATGAAGAACCGCACTTCACTTATCATAGCTCACCGCTTAAGCACAATCCAAAACGCCGATACCATTATCGTACTTGAAAACGGCAGAGTTGTTGAACGCGGTTCGCACCTGGAACTGTTACAAAACAATGGCCTTTATAAAAAGCTGATAGATATGCAGGCTTTTAACAGCGCGGAGTAGATTGGTAGTTTGCAAGTGAGGTAAGCGCACTTTTTATGGCGGTCAATTTCTTTTATTACAGGTTCGTCCTTTAGCGCTCAAATAATATATTTGTTGAAACTGATCCCGCTATTTATATGAAGAAATTTTCCTTTCTATTTTCTGCCGTGTTACTGTGCGCACAAGTAAAAGCACAGGATTCATTAGCTATTCGTAAAATGTATGACGAGGCACTGGTTAATGGCCAGTGTTATGAAAACCTGCATTACCTGTGTAAAAATATTGGCCAGCGTATAAGTGGTTCGGACAATGCGCAGAAAGCTGTTGACTGGAGTAAAAAACTAATGGATAGCTACGGCTTTGACAAAGTTTACCTGCAGGAAGTAATGGTGCCACACTGGGTACGCGGAGCAAAAGAGGAGGCCGCAATTATTGACGGTAAAACCCGCATCCCGGTTCCAATTGTTGCCTTGGGGATGAGCA includes:
- a CDS encoding RidA family protein, with the translated sequence MKTIINTNNAPAPIGPYSQATLAGGFLFVSGQIPIDPLSGELISSDIKAEATQVMENIKAILTEAGLGFDNIVKTSIFLTDLQNFVQVNEVYGTYFTTDFPARETIQVSALPKGVNVEISVIAIK
- a CDS encoding DUF6728 family protein; the protein is MYFFRKKDPNRPDNFNLRVMHFINALAIIMFLAGIIWKLVQVFILKK
- a CDS encoding OmpA family protein, which gives rise to MNYSTLKKTVALSFASLMVAGLANAQSDSTKTTATTTSSETTTAKVFGGLGQYRKFSIGINGGATSQSLATGGSTDFQNKKISLGYGISFKEQLAHSFALQLDLNGGKIKGENPVSAAGTYRDTYVSYDTKFWQASLSAVVNVATIDFIRRKNAVNFYFKAGGGLAIYDPTITRNDGTSTFTGHFKNNGTDGTHYVKELVIPVGAGVKFRLSDVVALDLGYTQNYVDGDNLDGFKRAYPTKDHYSYAYAGLDFTLGSKSKPVLEWVNPVAMMYDELYDAALRQEVEALKGRVANVETAVNDLKKDSDGDGVADQFDKCPGTAAGSVVDGSGCVIVFPKDTVAAPIATAYSNIQFEFDSSVLRTSSYPVLDATSADLRSSGAAVEVDGFASSEGTAAHNLSLSKDRANSVKTYLVNSGVDAKKVKVKGYGETNPIADNSTEEGRVLNRRVQFKKK
- a CDS encoding aminopeptidase P N-terminal domain-containing protein; translated protein: MKYLPIKNSLFTNNRKNFVSRTKPNSIAIFHANDEFPRSGDQAFMFKQNPDFFYLTGIDQEQSILVLYPDCPNKAYREVLFLRQTNEHIAIWEGHKYTKEEAREASGIESIFWLQEYDTILHSIINYAENIYINTNENDRYAHTVPYRDYRMYEALKLKYPLHNYTRSAPILRDLRVIKSDIEIELTQKACNITRDAFVRVLKYTKPGVTEYEIEAEIIHEFIRRRATGHAYNPIIASGPNAIVLHYNDNNQVCKDGDVILLDFGAEYGNYNADMTRSIPVNGRFNPRQRKVYNAVLNVMREATKLIVAGTVWNDYQDEVGKIMTSELIGLGLLDRHDVEKQDKNAPLYKKYFMHGTSHHLGLDVHDYASRYKPFEVGNILTCEPGIYIAEEGLGIRLENNILITGNGNTDLMGDIPVEADHIEEIMNS
- a CDS encoding glycosyltransferase family 9 protein produces the protein MQIDHTTIKHVLISRVDAIGDVVLTLPMAAYIKELLPGSTVSFLGRTYTKPVINSCTAVDNFINYDDLKKLPSDEQITYLKEKNIDAIIHVFPNKHVATLCRQAGIKLRVGTTNRVFHWYTCNKLVRLSRKKSNLHEAQLNLILLQPFGLKEVQPLAAVIEHNEFKSRTVLPQALSNVFDQNKFNLIVHPKSHGSGMEWGLENYGKLIAGLPADKFNIIITGSDKEKQLLADWIESLPETVTDMTGKMSLDELIAFIATADGLLASGTGPLHVAAASGINTLGLFPSVRPIHPERWAPLGKKASYLESQTIDLNGITTAMVSEKINAWYNNKFIING
- a CDS encoding glycosyltransferase family 2 protein, with product MDNTNINEGISVVIPNYNGVKLLSKNLPSVYQALKNSGLPYEVIISDDASTDESVSFVRTDYPDVILIENRENSGFSVNINKGIAAAKLELMLLLNSDIKLDEHYFEQQLKYFDKPGTFGVMGKIIDEGTGDVAESCKYPLPSYFKINHFKNIPVNTDSPVYSFYLSGANALVNLEKLNELGGFNEIFSPFYHEDLDLSLRAWENGWQCYYEHNAICFHAVSATIKSHSSKKKIKTISTRNRLLLHFFHLNGIRLYLWSLITFLSLSVKWMGGKFYYFNAYRQYLKKLPAMKAYKQAFKQNAVNKGRYVPYDRVKENIRTAIDRVLSS
- a CDS encoding ABC transporter ATP-binding protein; its protein translation is MKIYFRLLSFARPLGKFAFPYAVCTIFTVIFSTLNLALLAPLLTTLFDDNKTAIASIVKPESWLDLKGNFDYYAMLANNTYGQTGALKFVCLIIVVSVLLSNIFRYLSQRIMENLRIHTLLNLRKTVFNNVMDLHTGYFNNERKGDIIAKISADVQVVQFSVTGTLQVLFKEPLQLIAYLVTLFWISFKLTLFSMLVIPVSAFVISRIVKKLKEQAIASQKSYSNMISYLDEALSGIKIIKAFNATAFIKNRFNDENIRYSNITKSMARRQQLASPVSEFMGVLMVACIVLYGGSLIISHQSSLTAAGFVAYIALFSQVMRPAKAISDSFSNIHSGIAAGERVLSLIDEKPQIVDQPNAIELSAFEDKIKFENVSFAYTIKPDVKEDDQNDKPLASIEKYVLHDLNLEIPKGKTVALVGPSGGGKSTMMDLLPRFIEPQSGIISIDGHDIKSVTANSLRSLMGVVNQESILFNDTIFNNIAFGKTGVTQQEVEAAARIANAHNFIMETPNGYQTNTGDRGTKLSGGQRQRICIARAVLNNPPIMLLDEATSALDTESEKLVQEALNNLMKNRTSLIIAHRLSTIQNADTIIVLENGRVVERGSHLELLQNNGLYKKLIDMQAFNSAE